The following proteins come from a genomic window of Larimichthys crocea isolate SSNF chromosome III, L_crocea_2.0, whole genome shotgun sequence:
- the poc5 gene encoding centrosomal protein POC5 isoform X1: MSSDEEEPTSPVLPKDSDRGSSVSSDLQDEYEELLRYAVVTPKIETLTSAHFPRLSTSYLSAEGRTSQRKDDTKSQRPADTATEAKDGRHSSRSFRSQSSLLIVEPATHLRTSHAQEMAGRSSSRASGLLDRLDTSPERSGPKSPDPLESSLTEIFISEENISKMEKILDTWSNTLKSNVLTELRKWKLAFKEQHKLEMKKERERYAAQTAGLKSELDSLKGLLLTYETSNQRKDEVIANLSQVLDRQKEKLEKMRAFTHWRLQHTEAKEEAHATQAARQHYNLQLKKKVWLAWHSLVQKHWKVKVERACRAKAEEVCTRMSTEYETKLAEHCEAIEKAQAEIQRLQLERERYEESMKKAFMRGVCALNMEALGMFHITEAGRSEQPPVHDQQDIPPQDEPGSTTVTQLQPYSISSTRFSPVHFDRPDPSHGEAEDLVGSGPPLSRADIFPPATVVHSSLPLGGTASSSKQVSGRVVTASQQKPSKTVTARITARTDVSKAARSNLQVMGVAPPMSSVIVERHHPVTQLTVGQATAAKFPRSSQPGHSSTEGRSSSKTHTSTCHVHSIKVVD, from the exons ATGTCCTCAGACGAAGAGGAACCGACCAGTCCTGTTCTGCCCAAGGACTCTGATCGTGGCAGCTCTGtctcctctgacctccag GATGAGTATGAGGAGCTCCTTCGCTATGCTGTGGTCACCCCTAAGATTGAGACACTCACCAGTGCTCACTTTCCGCGACTGAGCACCTCATATCTGTCTGCAGAGGGCCGTACGTCCCAGAGAAAAGATGACACAAAATCACAGCGCCCAGCAG ATACTGCCACTGAAGCTAAAGATGGGAGGCATTCTAGTAGGAGCTTCAGATCACAGTCCTCCCTCTTGATTGTTGAGCCCGCCACTCACTTAAGAACCTCTCATG CTCAGGAGATGGCAGGTCGGTCCTCTAGCAGGGCGTCAGGGCTCTTAGACAGGTTAGATACGTCGCCTGAGAGGTCAGGGCCAAAAAGCCCAGACCCCCTTGAATCTTCTCTGACAGAGATCTTTATCTCAGAGGAGAACATAAGCAAGATGGAGAAGATTCTGGATACATGGAGCAACACCCTGAAG TCAAATGTACTGACTGAACTCAGGAAGTGGAAGCTGGCATTCAAGGAGCAACATAAGCttgagatgaaaaaagagagggagaggtatGCAGCCCAGACAGCTGGCCTGAAGTCAGAGCTAGACAGCCTGAAGGGGCTGCTGCTCACCTATGAGACTTCCaaccaaagaaaagatgag GTGATCGCAAACCTGAGCCaagtgttggacagacaaaaagaaaagcttgaaaagaTGAGGGCTTTCACCCACTGGAGACTTCAGCACACTGAAGCTAAAGAAGAG GCTCATGCTACTCAAGCAGCGCGGCAGCACTACAATTTGCAGCTGAAGAAGAAGGTGTGGTTAGCCTGGCACTCTCTGGTCCAGAAACACTGGAAGGTCAAGGTGGAGCGGGCTTGCCGTGCAAAGGCTGAAGAGGTCTGCACCCGCATGTCTACAGAATATGAAACCAAGCTGGCAGAG CACTGTGAGGCTATAGAGAAAGCCCAGGCAGAGATTCAGAGACTACAACTGGAGCGAGAGCGCTATGAGGAATCCATGAAGAAAGCCTTCATGAGGGGCGTATGTGCTCTCAACATGGAGGCTCTTGGCATGTTCCACATCACAGAGGCTGGACGCTCAGAGCAACCTCCAGTTCATGATCAGCAAG acATTCCTCCCCAGGATGAGCCTGGCTCTACTACAGTGACCCAACTCCAACCATATTCCATCTCTTCCACACGGTTCAGCCCAGTCCATTTTGACCGCCCGGATCCTTCCCACGGTGAAGCAGAGGATCTG GTGGGCTCTGGTCCCCCCCTGTCAAGGGCAGATATATTCCCTCCTGCTACAGTGGTGCACAGCTCACTCCCACTTGGGGGCACTGCAAGTTCCAGCAAACAG gtcAGTGGTCGTGTTGTCACCGCCAGTCAACAAAAACCCTCAAAGACTGTAACAGCTCGCATCACTGCACGCACTGACGTTAGCAAGGCTGCACGCAGCAACCTCCAGGTGATGGGTGTGGCTCCACCCATGAGCTCTGTGATCGTTGAACGCCATCATCCTGTTACACAG CTCACTGTCGGTCAGGCCACAGCTGCCAAGTTTCCTCGCTCCTCCCAACCGGGCCACAGCTCCACTGAAGGCAGAAGctcctccaaaacacacaccagcacgTGCCATGTACACTCCATCAAAGTAGTTGACTGA
- the poc5 gene encoding centrosomal protein POC5 isoform X2 produces the protein MSSDEEEPTSPVLPKDSDRGSSVSSDLQDEYEELLRYAVVTPKIETLTSAHFPRLSTSYLSAEGRTSQRKDDTKSQRPAAQEMAGRSSSRASGLLDRLDTSPERSGPKSPDPLESSLTEIFISEENISKMEKILDTWSNTLKSNVLTELRKWKLAFKEQHKLEMKKERERYAAQTAGLKSELDSLKGLLLTYETSNQRKDEVIANLSQVLDRQKEKLEKMRAFTHWRLQHTEAKEEAHATQAARQHYNLQLKKKVWLAWHSLVQKHWKVKVERACRAKAEEVCTRMSTEYETKLAEHCEAIEKAQAEIQRLQLERERYEESMKKAFMRGVCALNMEALGMFHITEAGRSEQPPVHDQQDIPPQDEPGSTTVTQLQPYSISSTRFSPVHFDRPDPSHGEAEDLVGSGPPLSRADIFPPATVVHSSLPLGGTASSSKQVSGRVVTASQQKPSKTVTARITARTDVSKAARSNLQVMGVAPPMSSVIVERHHPVTQLTVGQATAAKFPRSSQPGHSSTEGRSSSKTHTSTCHVHSIKVVD, from the exons ATGTCCTCAGACGAAGAGGAACCGACCAGTCCTGTTCTGCCCAAGGACTCTGATCGTGGCAGCTCTGtctcctctgacctccag GATGAGTATGAGGAGCTCCTTCGCTATGCTGTGGTCACCCCTAAGATTGAGACACTCACCAGTGCTCACTTTCCGCGACTGAGCACCTCATATCTGTCTGCAGAGGGCCGTACGTCCCAGAGAAAAGATGACACAAAATCACAGCGCCCAGCAG CTCAGGAGATGGCAGGTCGGTCCTCTAGCAGGGCGTCAGGGCTCTTAGACAGGTTAGATACGTCGCCTGAGAGGTCAGGGCCAAAAAGCCCAGACCCCCTTGAATCTTCTCTGACAGAGATCTTTATCTCAGAGGAGAACATAAGCAAGATGGAGAAGATTCTGGATACATGGAGCAACACCCTGAAG TCAAATGTACTGACTGAACTCAGGAAGTGGAAGCTGGCATTCAAGGAGCAACATAAGCttgagatgaaaaaagagagggagaggtatGCAGCCCAGACAGCTGGCCTGAAGTCAGAGCTAGACAGCCTGAAGGGGCTGCTGCTCACCTATGAGACTTCCaaccaaagaaaagatgag GTGATCGCAAACCTGAGCCaagtgttggacagacaaaaagaaaagcttgaaaagaTGAGGGCTTTCACCCACTGGAGACTTCAGCACACTGAAGCTAAAGAAGAG GCTCATGCTACTCAAGCAGCGCGGCAGCACTACAATTTGCAGCTGAAGAAGAAGGTGTGGTTAGCCTGGCACTCTCTGGTCCAGAAACACTGGAAGGTCAAGGTGGAGCGGGCTTGCCGTGCAAAGGCTGAAGAGGTCTGCACCCGCATGTCTACAGAATATGAAACCAAGCTGGCAGAG CACTGTGAGGCTATAGAGAAAGCCCAGGCAGAGATTCAGAGACTACAACTGGAGCGAGAGCGCTATGAGGAATCCATGAAGAAAGCCTTCATGAGGGGCGTATGTGCTCTCAACATGGAGGCTCTTGGCATGTTCCACATCACAGAGGCTGGACGCTCAGAGCAACCTCCAGTTCATGATCAGCAAG acATTCCTCCCCAGGATGAGCCTGGCTCTACTACAGTGACCCAACTCCAACCATATTCCATCTCTTCCACACGGTTCAGCCCAGTCCATTTTGACCGCCCGGATCCTTCCCACGGTGAAGCAGAGGATCTG GTGGGCTCTGGTCCCCCCCTGTCAAGGGCAGATATATTCCCTCCTGCTACAGTGGTGCACAGCTCACTCCCACTTGGGGGCACTGCAAGTTCCAGCAAACAG gtcAGTGGTCGTGTTGTCACCGCCAGTCAACAAAAACCCTCAAAGACTGTAACAGCTCGCATCACTGCACGCACTGACGTTAGCAAGGCTGCACGCAGCAACCTCCAGGTGATGGGTGTGGCTCCACCCATGAGCTCTGTGATCGTTGAACGCCATCATCCTGTTACACAG CTCACTGTCGGTCAGGCCACAGCTGCCAAGTTTCCTCGCTCCTCCCAACCGGGCCACAGCTCCACTGAAGGCAGAAGctcctccaaaacacacaccagcacgTGCCATGTACACTCCATCAAAGTAGTTGACTGA